One window of the Pelmatolapia mariae isolate MD_Pm_ZW linkage group LG15, Pm_UMD_F_2, whole genome shotgun sequence genome contains the following:
- the si:dkey-261l7.2 gene encoding uncharacterized protein si:dkey-261l7.2, translated as MPVLRASAVLQIALLLSAVPAQYFISRWSGSSAAQRYHATTRLLRIWREWRKSYMNVTAWSDWTSQQMSKAMSLVGLGQEDQAGQGSPPVETMLFDNDLGFFGASKTARSPRPPYVFLRVGEVVLETKGHMVGVVVSWDPELRAPPEWVDRMYSGSDDTRAEKTPHYKVIFGGPGPSSVIVAYLPQTQLERITGMRPDIPTLENYFTHFNGKRFVMQPWLRELFPEDEEDDEGEDF; from the exons ATGCCTGTGCTCAGGGCCTCTGCGGTGCTGCAGATCGCGCTGCTGCTCTCCGCCGTGCCCGCGCAGTACTTCATCTCCCGGTGGAGCGGCTCCTCGGCGGCTCAGCGCTACCATGCGACCACGCG ATTGCTTCGAATATGGAGAGAATGGagaaaatcatacatgaatgTAACTGCATGGTCAGACTGGACAAGCCAGCAGATGTCCAAAGccat GTCTCTGGTTGGATTGGGACAGGAAGATCAAGCGGGGCAAGGGTCACCTCCCGTGGAGACCATGCTTTTTGACAATGACCTGGGATTCTTTGGAG CATCCAAAACGGCGCGCAGCCCTCGTCCCCCGTATGTGTTTCTGCGGGTCGGAGAGGTGGTGTTGGAGACAAAAGGCCACATGGTCGGAGTAGTGGTGAGCTGGGACCCTGAACTGCGAGCTCCTCCAGAATGGGTTGACAGAATGTACTCCGGCTCTGAT GACACAAGAGCAGAAAAGACACCTCATTACAAGGTGATCTTTGGAGGACCTGGACCCTCCTCTGTCATAGTTGCATACTTGCCCCAGACACAGCTGGAGCGCATCACAGGGATGAGG CCGGACATTCCCACCCTGGAGAACTACTTCACGCACTTTAATGGGAAACGCTTTGTTATGCAGCCCTGGCTCAGAGAGCTCTTCCCAGAAGACGAGGAGGATGATGAGGGCGAGGACTTTTGA
- the phip gene encoding PH-interacting protein: MASDSIHIAQLTSELYFLIARFLEAGPCQKAAETLIREVEEKELLPKRLDWTGQEHPGTYENLVKLYRHITPDHLLQVCTRVCPLLEREVPASVPGLTSLLGAGRQNLLRTTKSCKHVVWKGSALAALHCGRPPEPPVIYGSPPNIVETSFCRRLNGAYRLRQLLPTAVYTHMKMHKRILGHLSSVYCVTFDRTGRRIFTGSDDCLVKIWGTDDGRLLATLRGHAAEISDMAVSYENTMIAAGSCDKTIRVWCLQTCAPLAVLEGHAASITSLQFSPLCSGSKRYLSSTGADGTICFWQWDARTLKFGQRPSKFTERSRPGVQMICSSFSAGGMFLATGSTDHIIRVYYFGSGQPEKISELESHTDKVDSIQFSHCSDRFVSGSRDGTARIWQLHPQGWKSILLDMQTKLPGKYNPPPLEDKVTKLKVTMVAWDRHDSTVITAANNLTLKVWNSITGNLVHVLMGHEDEVFVLEPHPFDPRILFSAGHDGNCIVWDLARGVKIRSYFNMIEGQGHGALFDCKCSPDGQHFAATDSHGHLLIFGFGSSSKYDKIADQMFFHTDYRPLIRDANNYVLDEQTQQAPHLMPPPFLVDVDGNPHPPRYQRLVPGREGCRDEQLIPQMGVTSSGLNQVVSEQAVDGPSPLDTMIQRLQQEQDQRLGTNDISAAASNTRSSRGSVGSPTEVHSPPNVGLRRSGQIEGVRQMHSNAPRSQMATEGDLVAWSRRVLVPELEEASVRRQVNWREAKGEEEINIYQSERRRRTLHSLPKESRVHPTSECVVDEARRSQGNHGYQTRAAMEETSRQSAEAADEDDSTSEGEVEVRQINGHSSEEEKDDEEKEPWPDEHSSSSDYSSDYSDWTADAGINLEPPKKSVKVKKKSSGSEEDGEKKREGKKERKKDKADKDGALPKKKKPKEKRKRTQFQEQGLTLEEWLPSAWITDTVPRRCPYIPQMGDEVYYFRQGHEAYVEMAKQKKIYSINPKKQPWHKMELREQELMKIVGIKYEVGLPTLCCLKLAFLDPDTGKLTGGSFSMKYHDMPDVIDFLVLRQQFDNARKRQWRIGDRFRSVIDDAWWFGTIESQEPYQSQYPDSLFQCYNVCWDNGDTEKMSPWDMEPIPDDATFPDELGQSVPLIEEEQKELLYVPLDGEWGCRTRAEECERIIKAIDQLCTLDVAAPFAFPVDLQAYPTYCTVVAYVTDLSTIRQRLVNRFYRRLSSLMWEVRYIEHNAQTFNEPGSFIVTTAKFVSDLMLQFIKDQSLTDIMPLYKTMKKATFSDSEDEDDEEEDEDTNTPGTSTRNHKARRPMQRQLRARPHSYDPHAWKGRCKELLDLIFQCEDSEPFREPVDLQEYPDYLQIVESPMDFGTVLNTLTEGKYQSPIELCKDVRLIFSNSKAYTPSKKSRIYSMSLRLSALFEEHISPILADYKAIHGLTDKLTKQGTDRQTRHTTDRQTRHVMKRRRRRSESPASSTASSPERKRRVSSRVNAKKEPSPVPSRPSSLRQSIPVKQQPPQMVNGKAETPAPGRTRSAARHTTHSLPSSSSSHNVMNSTPSTTESTRSLRAHNSVPALSSPAPEKVTPSQPTESSSGSTRRKLRTPVRHTPGSPGSTSSHSTVHLNGHSGHVTLGVGRRGRKSRIEPPVSPPEVSTPASPSRPRGRPPGKKRGRKSKQEAEDTRQSGSRRSFTPDDEVDPSTGDEGGMSSAQEVLSDSGMASTPRRRGRPRVVRIEEPAPPPESPEPSPLRRSSRRANEEGTPPLQTQRSSRKEPPKEEEEAGDEAGGSMRTRNQGRRSAWYMEEDSEEEQRQLLFEDSSITFGTSSKGRVRKLTEKAKANLIGW, translated from the exons GTAAAGCTCTACAGGCACATCACGCCAGACCACCTGCTGCAGGTCTGCACCAGAGTTTGTCCGCTGCTGGAGAGGGAGGTCCCTGCCAGTGTGCCTGGACTCACCAGCCTTCTAGGAGCTGGCAGACAGAATCTTCTCCGCACCACCAAGA GTTGCAAACATGTTGTGTGGAAAGGCTCAGCGCTGGCTGCGCTGCACTGTGGACGTCCACCGGAGCCACCTGTTATCTACGGGAGCCCGCCAAATATTG TGGAGACGAGCTTCTGCCGTCGACTGAATGGCGCCTACCGTCTCCGTCAGTTGTTGCCCACGGCCGTGTACACACACATGAAGATGCACAAGAGGATCCTGGGACACTTGTCGTCCGTGTACTGCGTGACCTTCGACAGGACGGGACGACGCATCTTCACC GGCTCAGATGACTGTCTCGTGAAGATCTGGGGAACAGATGACGGGCGTCTGCTGGCAACCCTGCGCGGCCACGCTGCCGAGATTTCCGACATGGCCGTCAGCTATGAGAACACCATGATTGCCGCCGGCTCCTGTGACAAGACCATTAGAGTGTGGTGCTTGCAAACCTGCGCTCCTTTGGCTGTCCTGGAGGGACACGCAGCCTCCATCACCTCACTGCAG TTTTCTCCTCTCTGTAGCGGCTCCAAGCGCTACCTGTCCTCCACCGGAGCTGATGGCACCATCTGCTTCTGGCAGTGGGATGCACGGACACTCAAGTTTGG tcaGAGGCCCAGTAAATTCACAGAGCGCTCTAGACCCGGCGTCCAGATGATCTGCTCCTCCTTCAGCGCAG GTGGTATGTTCCTCGCCACAGGAAGCACAGACCACATCATCAGGGTATACTACTTTGGCTCAGGCCAACCAGAAAAGATCTCTGAGCTTGAGTCCCATACG GACAAAGTTGACAGCATCCAATTTTCACATTGCAGTGACAG GTTTGTGAGCGGCAGCAGGGACGGTACAGCTCGGATCTGGCAGCTTCACCCTCAGGGCTGGAAGAGCATTCTGCTGGACATGCAGACCAAATTACCCGG GAAGTACAACCCTCCGCCGCTGGAAGACAAGGTGACCAAGCTGAAGGTTACCATGGTGGCATGGGATCGCCATGACAGCACAGTGATAACGGCGGCCAACAATCTGACGTTGAAAGTGTGGAACTCCATCACTGGAAATCTGGTCCATGTCCTGATG GGTCACGAGGATGAAGTGTTTGTTCTGGAGCCACATCCCTTTGATCCGAGAATCCTTTTCTCAGCGGGGCATGATGGGAATTGTATTGTGTGGGATCTAGCCAGAGGAGTGAAGATCCGCTCCTATTTCAACATG ATTGAGGGCCAAGGGCACGGAGCGCTGTTTGACTGCAAATGCAGTCCAGATGGGCAGCACTTTGCGGCCACCGATTCCCACGGTCACCTGCTCATCTTTGGTTTCGGCTCCAGCAGCAAGTACGACAAG ATAGCAGATCAGATGTTCTTCCATACTGACTACCGGCCACTGATCCGGGATGCCAATAACTACGTGCTGGACGAACAAACTCAGCAAGCTCCACACCTAATGCCCCCTCCCTTCCTGGTGGATGTGGATGGGAATCCACATCCACCAAGATACCAGCGGCTGGTGCCCGGAAGGGAGGGCTGCAGGGATGAGCAGCTGATTCCTCAGATGGGGGTCACTTCCTCAG GCCTGAATCAAGTGGTGAGTGAACAGGCGGTGGATGGTCCCAGTCCTCTGGACACCATGattcagaggctgcagcaggAACAGGACCAAAGACTGGGAACCAATGACATCTCTGCTGCTGCCTCAAACACCAGGTCCAGCAGAG GATCTGTGGGATCTCCCACTGAGGTGCACTCCCCGCCCAACGTGGGTCTACGGCGCAGCGGGCAGATCGAGGGAGTCCGCCAGATGCACAGCAACGCCCCTCGCAGCCAAATGGCCACAGAAGGAGATCTGGTAGCCTGGAGCCGCAGGGTGCTGGTCCCTGAGCTCGAAGAAGCCTCTGTCAG gagacaAGTGAACTGGCGTGAAGCTAAAGGAGAGGAAGAGATCAATATTTATCAGTCAGAAAGGAGAAGACGTACTCTCCACTCTCTCCCCAAGGAGAGCAGG GTTCATCCGACATCAGAGTGTGTGGTAGATGAAGCGAGGAGGAGCCAAGGTAACCATGGCTATCAAACCCGCGCTGCCATGGAAGAGACAAGTCGGCAGAGTGCTGAGGCTGCAGATGAGGATGATAGCACCTCAGAG ggagaggtggaggtacGGCAAATCAACGGGCACTCctcagaggaggagaaggatgaTGAGGAGAAGGAGCCCTGGCCAGATGAGCATAGTAGTTCGAG CGATTACTCCAGCGATTATTCGGACTGGACAGCCGATGCCGGGATCAACCTTGAACCACCCAAGAAGAGCGTtaaagtgaagaagaaaagcaGCGGCTCAGAGGAGGATggggagaagaagagagaggggaagaaggaaaggaagaaagacAAAGCAGACAAAGATGGCGCAttaccaaagaagaagaagccaaaGGAGAAGAGGAAG AGGACGCAGTTTCAGGAGCAAGGGCTAACTCTGGAGGAATGGCTTCCCTCTGCCTGGATCACAGACACGGTCCCCCGGAGATGTCCTTACATACCCCAGATGGGCGACGAG gtgtacTACTTCAGACAGGGCCATGAAGCTTACGTGGAGATggccaaacagaaaaaaatttaCAGCATCAATCCTAAGAAGCAGCCGTGGCACAAGATGGAGCTCCGG GAGCAGGAGTTGATGAAGATAGTTGGCATCAAGTATGAGGTGGGTTTGCCCACGCTGTGCTGCCTGAAGTTGGCGTTTCTGGACCCAGACACTGGAAAATTAACCGGGGGATCTTTCTCTATGAA GTACCACGACATGCCTGATGTAATCGACTTCTTGGTGTTGCGGCAGCAGTTTGACAACGCCAGAAAAAGGCAGTGGCGCATAG GTGACAGGTTTCGGTCAGTGATCGATGATGCCTGGTGGTTTGGGACCATTGAGAGCCAGGAGCCCTACCAGTCCCAGTATCCTGACAGCTTGTTCCAGTGCTACAATGTCTG CTGGGATAATGGAGACACAGAGAAGATGAGTCCTTGGGATATGGAACCCATCCCCGATGATG CCACGTTTCCAGATGAGCTGGGCCAGAGTGTTCCGCTCATCgaagaggagcagaaggagCTGCTGTACGTTCCCCTGGACGGTGAATGGGGCTGCCGCACACGCGCCGAGGAGTGCGAACGCATCATCAAAGCCATCGACCAGCTCTGCACACTCG atgtggcAGCACCATTTGCCTTCCCAGTGGACCTGCAAGCGTACCCCACGTACTGCACAGTAGTGGCCTACGTCACTGACCTCAGCACTATACGCCAAAGGCTGGTGAACCGCTTCTACAG GCGGCTCTCCTCTCTGATGTGGGAGGTTCGCTACATAGAACACAACGCCCAGACGTTCAACGAGCCGGGGTCATTCATCGTCACCACCGCCAAGTTTGTCTCTGACCTCATGCTGCAGTTCATTAA GGACCAAAGTCTGACAGACATCATGCCCCtctataaaactatgaagaagGCAACCTTCTCTGACTCTGAAGATGAG GATGATGAGGAAGAGGACGAAGATACTAATACTCCTGGAACATCCACACGAAACCACAAG GCCCGTCGACCCATGCAGCGCCAGCTGCGAGCTCGACCTCATTCGTACGACCCTCACGCGTGGAAGGGACGCTGCAAAGAGCTGCTGGATCTCATCTTTCAATGTGAAGACTCTGAGCCCTTCAGAGAACCTGTAGACCTACAAGAGTACCCG GACTACCTGCAAATAGTTGAATCACCGATGGACTTTGGCACTGTTCTCAACACGCTGACGGAAGGAAAGTACCAGTCTCCCATCGAGCTCTGCAAGGATGTCAGGCTCATTTTTAGCAATTCCAAAGCTTACACGCCCAGTAAGAAGTCTCGG ATTTATAGTATGAGCCTAAGGCTTTCTGCCCTGTTTGAGGAGCATATCAGCCCCATCCTGGCTGACTACAAAGCCATCCACGGCCTGACTGATAAACTGACCAAACAAGGCACCGATAGACAGACACGACacactacagacagacagacacggCACgtaatgaagaggaggaggaggagaagcgAATCTCCTGCAAGCAGCACCGCGTCCAG cccagagagaaagagacgcGTATCGTCCAGAGTGAACGCAAAGAAGGAGCCTTCGCCTGTCCCTTCACGACCCTCCTCTCTGAGGCAGAGCATCCCCGTCAAGCAGCAGCCGCCTCAGATGGTCAACGGCAAAGCAGAAACGCCAGCTCCAGGACGCACGCGTAGCGCTGCGCGCCATACTACACACTCACTaccctcctcatcctcatcaCATAACGTCATGAACAGCACGCCGAGCACAACAG AGTCGACTCGCTCGTTGCGGGCTCATAACTCTGTGCCAGCTTTGTCATCACCAGCTCCTGAGAAGGTGACACCTTCCCAACCCACAGAGAGTAGCAGCGGAAGCACTCGACGGAAACTCAGGACACCTGTTCGACACACACCAG GCTCTCCTGGCAGCACTTCATCTCATAGCACAGTCCACCTGAATGGCCACAGTGGTCATGTGACCCTAGGTGTGGGAAGAAGGGGGAGGAAGTCGAGAATAGAGCCGCCAGTGAGTCCACCAGAGGTCTCAACCCCGGCCAGCCCTTCAAGACCGCGAGGTCGCCCACCTGGCAAGAAGAGAGGCAGGAAGAGCAAGCAGGAGGCGGAGGACACAAGACAGAGCGGCAGCCGCAGGAGCTTTACCCCTGACGACGAGGTCGACCCGTCTACAGGCGACGAAGGCGGCATGTCTTCTGCACAGGAAGTGTTGTCGGACTCTGGCATGGCGTCGACGCCGAGACGGCGTGGCCGGCCCCGAGTGGTGAGAATCGAGGaacctgctcctcctcctgagTCACCGGAGCCCTCGCCGCtgaggaggagcagcagaaggGCCAACGAAGAGGGCACGCCTCCGCTCCAGACCCAACGATCCAGCCGGAAAGAACCTCctaaggaggaggaggaggcaggcGACGAGGCAGGAGGGTCCATGCGCACACGTAACCAAGGTCGACGGTCAGCCTGGTATATGGAGGAGGACTCTGAGGAGGAGCAGAGGCAGCTGCTGTTTGAGGACTCATCAATAACCTTTGGCACCTCCTCAAAAGGGCGTGTCCGCAAACTGACAGAGAAAGCCAAAGCCAACCTGATAGGCTGGTAA